A portion of the Bacillus sp. es.034 genome contains these proteins:
- the pyrE gene encoding orotate phosphoribosyltransferase codes for MKHEIAKKLLDIEAVFLNPTEPFTWSSGIKSPIYCDNRLTLSYPSVRDSISRGLSELIRKHFPEAEVIAGTATAGIPHAAWVSEKLNLPMCYVRSKPKAHGKGKQIEGIAAPGQKVVVVEDLISTGGSCITAVEALREAGCDVLGVAAIFTYELEKGKKMLEEQKITSYALSDYSSLLEVAVQNEIIRESELEQLKLWRKDPESWGM; via the coding sequence ATGAAACATGAAATCGCAAAGAAATTACTCGACATTGAAGCCGTATTTTTAAACCCGACGGAGCCATTTACTTGGTCATCCGGCATAAAGTCACCGATTTATTGTGATAATCGACTGACGCTGTCGTATCCTTCAGTGCGGGACAGTATCTCTAGAGGACTGTCCGAGCTGATCCGAAAGCATTTTCCGGAAGCGGAAGTGATCGCCGGGACAGCAACGGCGGGAATTCCACATGCAGCCTGGGTGAGTGAGAAATTAAATCTTCCCATGTGTTATGTCCGGTCAAAGCCTAAAGCCCATGGAAAAGGAAAGCAGATTGAAGGGATCGCGGCACCGGGACAGAAGGTCGTCGTCGTCGAAGACCTGATCTCAACGGGGGGCAGCTGTATAACTGCAGTTGAAGCCTTAAGAGAAGCGGGATGTGACGTATTAGGGGTGGCTGCTATCTTCACATATGAATTGGAGAAAGGGAAAAAGATGCTTGAAGAACAAAAAATCACATCCTATGCCCTATCCGATTATTCAAGCTTACTGGAGGTAGCGGTCCAAAATGAGATCATCCGTGAAAGTGAATTGGAACAATTGAAGCTTTGGAGAAAAGACCCTGAGTCATGGGGGATGTAA
- the carB gene encoding carbamoyl-phosphate synthase large subunit, with translation MPKRTDIKSILVIGSGPIIIGQAAEFDYAGTQACIALKEEGYRVILVNSNPATIMTDAEMADKVYIEPLTLEFVSRIIRKERPDALLPTLGGQTGLNMAVELAQSGVLEECGVEILGTKLSAIEKAEDRDLFRNLMNEMGEPVPESEIIHSLDEAYQFVNEIGYPVIVRPAYTLGGTGGGICHNEDELVEIVSSGLKYSPVTQCLLEKSIAGFKEIEYEVMRDAADNAIVVCNMENIDPVGIHTGDSIVVAPSQTLSDREYQMLRNTSLRIIRELGIEGGCNVQLALDPDSFQYYIIEVNPRVSRSSALASKATGYPIAKLAAKIAVGLTLDEMMNPVTGKTYASFEPALDYVVTKIPRWPFDKFEAAKRNLGTQMKATGEVMAIGRTFEESLLKAIRSLESNTYHMELSDADQFTDEWIEKRIRKAGDERLFYIGEALRRGVTIETIHEWSKIDLFFLYKMNRIIEFEKELASNPFNFELGEKAKRMGFSDITMARLWESSEANVYTWRKENDLFPVYKMVDTCAAEFESETPYFYGTYEDENESRVTERESVIVLGSGPIRIGQGVEFDYATVHSVWAIKEAGYEAIIVNNNPETVSTDFSISDKLYFEPLTVEDVMHIIDLEKPKGVVVQFGGQTAINLADELVKRGVKILGTSLEDLDRAENRDKFEYTLNQLGIPQPEGKTAVSVEGALEIAKSIGYPVLVRPSYVLGGRAMEIVYREKELLQYMKNAVKVNPQHPVLIDRYLIGKEIEVDAISDGSDVVIPGIMEHIERAGVHSGDSIAVYPPQQLTQDQKQTIIDYTTRLAKGLNIIGLLNIQYVISKGEVFVLEVNPRSSRTVPFISKITNVPMANIATKSILGISLKDQGYESGLVPEKQGVYVKVPVFSFAKLRRVDITLGPEMKSTGEVMGKDQTLEKALYKGMVAAGMQMKEYGSVLMTVADKDKDEAVLLAQRFIDIGYQILATKGTAEHLDKAGITVREVDKIGSSGPTLLDIIQSGETQLVINTLTKGKQPARDGFRIRRESVENGIPCLTSLDTAEAILRVIESMTFSAEALDSLPKVKEAVHQ, from the coding sequence ATGCCTAAACGTACAGACATTAAAAGCATCTTGGTTATCGGAAGCGGACCTATCATCATTGGACAGGCGGCGGAATTCGATTACGCCGGAACACAAGCCTGCATCGCATTGAAAGAGGAAGGCTACAGGGTCATCCTTGTAAACTCAAATCCTGCCACGATTATGACAGACGCTGAAATGGCAGATAAAGTATACATCGAACCATTGACACTTGAATTCGTCAGCAGGATCATCCGTAAAGAACGTCCGGATGCGCTGCTGCCGACATTAGGTGGGCAAACGGGATTGAACATGGCTGTTGAACTTGCCCAGTCGGGGGTCTTGGAAGAATGCGGAGTAGAAATTCTCGGGACGAAGCTTTCTGCCATCGAGAAAGCGGAAGACCGTGATTTGTTCAGAAACTTGATGAATGAAATGGGAGAACCGGTTCCGGAAAGTGAAATCATCCATTCCCTGGATGAAGCCTATCAATTTGTGAATGAAATCGGGTATCCGGTCATTGTCCGTCCAGCCTACACATTAGGTGGAACCGGAGGGGGAATCTGTCACAACGAAGATGAATTGGTGGAGATTGTAAGTTCAGGCCTGAAATACAGCCCTGTAACACAATGCCTTCTGGAGAAAAGTATTGCAGGCTTCAAAGAGATAGAATATGAAGTGATGCGCGATGCAGCCGACAACGCCATCGTGGTATGTAATATGGAGAACATAGATCCAGTGGGGATCCATACGGGAGACTCCATCGTGGTAGCGCCAAGTCAAACATTAAGTGACCGCGAATATCAAATGCTCCGGAATACAAGTTTACGTATCATCCGAGAGCTGGGAATCGAGGGAGGCTGTAATGTTCAGCTGGCACTGGACCCTGACAGCTTCCAGTATTACATCATAGAAGTAAATCCCAGGGTGAGCCGTTCATCTGCCCTGGCATCCAAAGCGACCGGCTACCCGATTGCAAAGCTTGCAGCGAAGATCGCCGTCGGCCTGACATTGGATGAAATGATGAACCCTGTGACGGGTAAAACGTATGCCTCGTTCGAACCCGCACTGGATTATGTTGTGACGAAGATCCCAAGATGGCCATTTGATAAATTCGAAGCGGCCAAACGAAACCTTGGTACTCAAATGAAAGCAACTGGAGAAGTGATGGCGATCGGCCGGACCTTCGAAGAATCACTACTGAAAGCGATCCGCTCCCTTGAAAGCAATACGTATCATATGGAATTAAGTGATGCGGATCAATTTACAGACGAGTGGATTGAGAAAAGGATCAGAAAAGCAGGGGATGAGCGTCTCTTCTATATCGGAGAAGCTCTTAGAAGGGGAGTTACAATCGAGACCATACATGAATGGAGCAAGATCGACCTCTTCTTCTTATATAAAATGAATAGAATCATAGAGTTTGAAAAAGAACTGGCATCGAACCCCTTCAACTTTGAGCTTGGAGAAAAAGCGAAGCGCATGGGCTTCTCGGATATCACCATGGCAAGGTTATGGGAGAGCTCGGAAGCAAATGTGTATACCTGGAGAAAAGAAAATGACCTTTTCCCAGTATATAAAATGGTAGATACCTGTGCAGCAGAGTTCGAATCTGAAACTCCTTACTTCTACGGCACATATGAAGATGAAAATGAATCAAGGGTCACAGAACGTGAAAGTGTCATCGTCCTCGGTTCGGGACCAATCAGGATCGGGCAGGGAGTGGAGTTTGATTATGCGACCGTTCACTCGGTTTGGGCCATCAAAGAAGCAGGTTATGAAGCCATTATCGTGAATAACAATCCGGAAACGGTCTCGACCGACTTCAGTATCTCGGACAAATTATATTTCGAGCCACTGACGGTGGAAGATGTCATGCACATCATCGATCTAGAAAAACCAAAGGGAGTCGTCGTCCAGTTTGGTGGACAAACGGCCATCAATCTCGCAGATGAGCTGGTGAAAAGAGGCGTCAAGATTCTGGGTACTTCACTTGAGGATCTCGATCGCGCAGAGAACCGCGATAAATTTGAGTATACTCTGAACCAACTCGGCATCCCTCAACCGGAAGGCAAAACGGCAGTTTCCGTAGAAGGGGCACTTGAAATAGCAAAAAGCATCGGTTATCCGGTTCTGGTAAGACCTTCGTACGTACTCGGAGGACGGGCAATGGAGATTGTTTACAGGGAAAAAGAGCTTCTTCAATACATGAAAAATGCTGTAAAGGTCAATCCACAGCACCCGGTCTTAATCGATCGTTATCTGATTGGCAAGGAAATCGAGGTGGATGCCATCTCTGACGGATCAGACGTTGTCATCCCGGGAATTATGGAGCATATCGAACGTGCGGGAGTCCATTCAGGGGATTCCATCGCGGTATATCCTCCACAGCAACTCACGCAGGACCAGAAACAAACCATTATCGATTATACGACGAGACTGGCAAAAGGATTGAACATTATCGGATTACTGAACATCCAGTATGTCATCTCAAAAGGCGAAGTATTCGTCCTGGAAGTGAACCCCCGTTCCAGCCGGACAGTGCCATTCATCAGTAAAATCACAAATGTTCCCATGGCGAATATTGCAACCAAGTCCATCCTTGGTATATCCCTGAAAGATCAAGGATATGAATCAGGATTGGTTCCTGAAAAACAGGGTGTGTACGTCAAAGTTCCGGTATTCTCCTTTGCCAAACTTAGACGGGTGGACATTACGCTCGGACCTGAGATGAAATCTACAGGAGAAGTAATGGGGAAAGATCAGACCTTGGAAAAGGCACTTTACAAGGGGATGGTCGCTGCAGGAATGCAAATGAAGGAATACGGCTCCGTCCTCATGACCGTGGCAGATAAAGACAAGGATGAAGCAGTCCTCCTGGCACAACGCTTTATCGATATCGGCTATCAAATCCTTGCAACGAAGGGTACGGCAGAGCATCTGGACAAGGCAGGTATTACTGTCCGCGAAGTGGATAAGATCGGATCCAGCGGTCCAACATTATTGGATATCATCCAAAGCGGTGAAACCCAGCTTGTCATCAATACATTGACAAAAGGAAAGCAGCCTGCCCGGGATGGATTCAGAATTCGAAGGGAGTCGGTCGAAAACGGCATTCCTTGTCTTACGTCACTGGACACTGCAGAAGCCATCCTGAGAGTGATTGAATCCATGACTTTCTCAGCAGAGGCACTTGACTCACTACCGAAAGTGAAAGAGGCGGTTCATCAATGA
- a CDS encoding dihydroorotate dehydrogenase yields MKSLQIELPGLSLKNPVMPASGCFGFGREYSQFYDLNELGAIMIKATTEEARFGNPTPRVAETNGGMLNAIGLQNPGLTGVMENELPWLSQFDVPIIANVAGSQVEDYVEVARVISSAENVTALELNISCPNVKTGGIAFGTIPEVAKELTEKVKEVSQVPLYVKLSPNVSNIVDMAKAAEAGGADGLTMINTLLGMRLDMKTGKPVLANKTGGLSGPAIKPVAIRMIYEVSQQVDLPIIGMGGIQSAEDVIEYFYAGASAIAVGTANFVDPFVCQRIINELPPLLEELGVEHISELTGRSWGKHESSTVHST; encoded by the coding sequence ATGAAATCATTACAAATCGAATTGCCGGGCTTGTCATTAAAGAACCCGGTCATGCCGGCATCCGGCTGCTTTGGTTTCGGTCGTGAATATAGTCAGTTTTATGATTTGAACGAGCTTGGAGCGATCATGATCAAAGCGACCACAGAAGAGGCCCGCTTTGGAAATCCCACTCCAAGGGTTGCTGAAACAAACGGCGGTATGCTGAACGCAATCGGGTTACAAAACCCCGGACTCACCGGTGTGATGGAAAACGAACTTCCATGGCTTTCACAATTTGATGTACCGATCATTGCAAACGTGGCAGGTTCCCAGGTGGAAGATTATGTGGAAGTGGCAAGGGTCATTTCTTCTGCTGAGAATGTAACTGCACTTGAACTCAATATCTCCTGTCCCAATGTCAAAACGGGAGGAATCGCATTTGGGACCATCCCTGAAGTGGCTAAGGAATTGACTGAGAAGGTTAAAGAAGTATCACAGGTTCCGCTGTATGTGAAACTTTCACCGAATGTCTCCAATATCGTCGACATGGCCAAGGCTGCTGAAGCGGGAGGGGCGGACGGGCTGACCATGATCAATACACTCCTCGGGATGAGATTGGATATGAAGACGGGGAAGCCGGTTCTTGCGAACAAGACCGGAGGATTATCCGGCCCTGCCATCAAACCGGTTGCCATCAGAATGATTTACGAAGTGAGCCAGCAGGTGGATCTTCCGATTATCGGGATGGGGGGAATACAATCAGCAGAAGATGTGATTGAATACTTCTATGCCGGAGCCAGTGCCATCGCAGTCGGGACGGCGAATTTCGTTGATCCATTCGTATGTCAACGGATCATAAATGAGTTACCGCCTCTACTTGAGGAGCTCGGAGTCGAACATATATCCGAATTAACCGGAAGGAGCTGGGGGAAACATGAATCGAGCACCGTTCATAGCACTTGA
- a CDS encoding dihydroorotase: MNWLIRNARIVTKNGDLETVDVKVEDKKIIEIGSELKGEDHEEFQTEGLVISPGFVDLHVHLREPGGEHKETIETGTKSAAKGGFTTIAAMPNTRPVPDSVENLQSLNQKISETASVRVLPYAAITERQIGDRLNDLPSLKENGAFAFTDDGVGVQSADMMYQAMKMAAGIDASIVAHCEENTLIYGGAVHDGTFSKEHNLPGIPSICEAVHISRDVLLAEAASVHYHVCHISTKESVRVVRDAKKAGINVTAEVTPHHLLLCEDDIPGLDPNFKMNPPLRSKEDRQALIEGLLDGTIDFIATDHAPHTEAEKSEGMLLSPFGIVGLETAFPLLYTNFVEKGTFTLKELIDWMTIKPSEAFHLPFGLLEVGGEADFTLIDLHEQKEIDPSGFLSKGKNTPFIGWECKGWPKATFYQGSLVWNEGGNEQ, translated from the coding sequence ATGAATTGGTTAATCCGTAATGCACGAATTGTAACTAAGAATGGTGATCTTGAGACTGTGGATGTAAAGGTGGAAGATAAGAAGATCATCGAGATCGGTTCAGAGCTGAAAGGGGAAGACCACGAGGAGTTTCAAACGGAAGGATTAGTAATTTCACCAGGCTTTGTCGATCTGCATGTCCATCTGAGAGAACCGGGCGGCGAACATAAGGAAACCATTGAAACGGGAACGAAATCAGCTGCAAAAGGTGGTTTCACCACCATCGCGGCAATGCCCAATACAAGACCTGTACCCGACTCAGTGGAAAATCTTCAGTCCCTTAATCAGAAGATCTCTGAAACAGCGAGTGTTCGCGTGTTACCATATGCGGCCATCACGGAAAGACAAATCGGGGATAGGCTTAATGACTTACCATCATTAAAAGAAAACGGGGCATTTGCATTCACAGATGACGGTGTAGGGGTACAATCAGCTGACATGATGTATCAAGCCATGAAGATGGCAGCTGGAATCGATGCCTCCATTGTCGCCCATTGTGAAGAGAATACCTTGATTTATGGAGGAGCGGTCCATGATGGGACATTCTCCAAAGAGCATAACCTGCCAGGCATTCCTTCCATCTGTGAAGCTGTACATATATCCAGGGATGTGCTTTTAGCTGAAGCAGCCAGTGTACACTACCACGTCTGCCATATATCGACAAAAGAATCTGTCCGGGTGGTCAGGGATGCGAAAAAAGCCGGTATCAATGTGACGGCTGAGGTGACACCCCATCATCTTTTGCTCTGTGAAGACGATATCCCAGGGCTTGATCCCAATTTCAAAATGAATCCTCCTCTTAGGAGTAAAGAGGATCGACAGGCTCTCATAGAGGGGCTGCTGGATGGAACGATCGATTTCATCGCCACCGACCATGCTCCCCATACGGAAGCCGAAAAGTCGGAAGGGATGCTGCTCTCTCCGTTCGGAATCGTCGGGTTGGAAACCGCCTTTCCGCTGCTTTATACAAACTTTGTGGAAAAAGGGACCTTTACTCTGAAAGAGCTTATTGACTGGATGACCATCAAACCAAGTGAAGCATTTCATCTTCCGTTTGGACTACTTGAAGTAGGAGGAGAAGCGGACTTTACGCTCATCGATTTGCATGAACAAAAAGAAATCGACCCGTCTGGATTTTTGTCCAAAGGGAAAAACACGCCATTCATAGGATGGGAATGCAAAGGATGGCCGAAAGCAACTTTTTATCAGGGATCTCTTGTATGGAATGAAGGAGGAAACGAACAATGA
- a CDS encoding aspartate carbamoyltransferase catalytic subunit, which yields MKNLLTMNDLSKEEIIQILDQAERFQKGETWEYGTKKYAANLFFEASTRTKCSFEMAERKLGLEVIPFEAQTSSIQKGESLYDTVKTLESIGVDTVVIRHSLERYFDQLTPLNISVINGGDGCGNHPTQCLLDLLTIHQEFGRFEGIKVSIIGDIAHSRVARSNAEALTKLGAEVFFSGPKEWFKATDRTHYLPIDECITDSDVIMLLRIQHERHEITSTLTKEEYHESFGLTESRKDRMKSSAIILHPAPVNRGVEIADSLVECEQSRIFKQMENGVYVRMAVLKRALEIN from the coding sequence ATGAAGAACTTGTTGACGATGAATGACTTATCAAAAGAAGAAATCATTCAAATACTGGATCAGGCGGAACGTTTTCAAAAGGGGGAAACTTGGGAGTACGGGACAAAGAAATACGCTGCCAATCTTTTCTTTGAAGCAAGTACACGTACAAAATGCAGTTTTGAGATGGCGGAAAGGAAACTTGGTCTTGAAGTCATTCCATTCGAAGCCCAAACATCAAGCATCCAAAAAGGTGAAAGCCTGTATGATACGGTGAAAACATTAGAGAGCATAGGAGTCGATACGGTCGTCATCCGTCATTCCCTTGAACGCTACTTTGATCAACTGACTCCTCTCAATATAAGTGTGATCAATGGTGGGGATGGTTGTGGAAATCATCCGACTCAATGTCTGTTAGATCTGTTGACCATCCATCAGGAGTTTGGCCGATTCGAGGGAATCAAGGTATCCATAATCGGAGATATCGCCCATAGCAGGGTCGCCAGGTCCAATGCGGAAGCACTGACAAAACTCGGGGCAGAGGTCTTTTTCTCAGGTCCAAAGGAATGGTTCAAAGCAACAGACCGAACACACTATTTGCCAATAGATGAATGCATAACCGATTCTGATGTCATCATGCTTCTGCGTATCCAGCATGAACGTCACGAGATTACATCGACCTTGACGAAAGAGGAATACCATGAAAGCTTCGGACTGACGGAATCCAGGAAAGACAGGATGAAATCATCCGCTATCATCCTTCATCCTGCACCTGTCAACCGCGGTGTGGAAATAGCCGACTCATTGGTGGAATGTGAGCAATCAAGGATCTTCAAACAGATGGAAAATGGAGTATACGTGAGAATGGCCGTTTTAAAAAGAGCACTTGAAATCAACTGA
- a CDS encoding carbamoyl phosphate synthase small subunit, with amino-acid sequence MKRQLILDDGTVFVGEGFGANEESIGEVVFNTSMTGYQEILSDPSYCGQLVTLTYPLVGNYGINRDDFESITPAIKAFIVREVADFPSNWRNETTLDELLKIKGIPGISGIDTRKLTRIIRKHGAMKGIICSAEIDSGAMLDKLHGTDLRTDQVMQVSTKTAYASPGRGYRVVLMDFGMKHGILRELNKRDCDVIVVPYDTTAEEIRRLQPDGIMLSNGPGDPKDVPQAIETIKELLGEIPLFGICLGHQLFALACGGDSFKMKFGHRGGNHPVKDLKSGKVALTSQNHGYAVDEKSLAGSRLQVTHLAINDGTVEGLKHLDFPAFTVQYHPEASPGPEDSNYLFDDFLQLMKEEKRKELQHA; translated from the coding sequence ATGAAAAGACAACTCATTTTAGACGATGGAACGGTTTTTGTGGGAGAAGGATTCGGTGCAAATGAAGAAAGTATAGGTGAAGTGGTATTCAACACGAGCATGACTGGCTACCAGGAAATCCTTTCAGATCCATCCTACTGCGGCCAGCTTGTCACCTTGACGTATCCCCTTGTAGGGAACTACGGCATCAACCGGGACGATTTTGAATCGATCACCCCGGCAATCAAAGCGTTCATTGTGAGAGAAGTGGCGGACTTCCCTTCTAACTGGAGAAATGAAACAACATTGGATGAATTATTAAAAATAAAAGGGATTCCTGGTATTTCAGGAATCGATACGAGAAAGTTAACCAGGATCATCAGGAAGCATGGAGCCATGAAAGGCATCATTTGTTCAGCTGAAATCGATTCCGGGGCAATGCTTGATAAGCTGCATGGTACCGATTTACGAACAGATCAGGTCATGCAGGTTTCCACGAAGACTGCCTATGCAAGCCCTGGAAGAGGTTACCGCGTGGTGTTGATGGATTTCGGGATGAAGCACGGGATCCTAAGGGAATTGAACAAGCGTGATTGTGATGTAATAGTGGTTCCTTATGATACTACAGCGGAAGAAATCAGACGCCTGCAGCCTGACGGGATCATGTTATCGAATGGGCCGGGGGATCCGAAAGATGTACCCCAGGCGATTGAAACGATCAAGGAATTGCTTGGTGAAATTCCACTTTTTGGTATCTGCCTCGGACATCAATTATTTGCCCTGGCGTGTGGAGGGGACTCTTTCAAAATGAAATTCGGACATCGTGGAGGCAACCATCCGGTCAAAGATTTAAAATCCGGAAAGGTTGCACTGACTTCCCAGAACCATGGCTATGCAGTCGATGAAAAGTCTTTAGCCGGGTCAAGATTACAGGTCACTCACCTGGCCATAAATGATGGAACGGTAGAAGGATTGAAACATTTGGACTTTCCGGCCTTTACGGTGCAGTATCACCCTGAAGCATCACCGGGACCCGAGGATTCCAACTACTTATTCGATGATTTCCTACAATTGATGAAAGAAGAGAAAAGAAAGGAGCTTCAACATGCCTAA
- the pyrF gene encoding orotidine-5'-phosphate decarboxylase produces the protein MNRAPFIALDFPTWEMTSTFLDQFSESLNVKVGMELYLQNGPAIIEKILNKHHRIFLDLKLHDIPHTVYGAMKGLAGFNLELINVHAAGGSIMMEKALEGLHAGTPSNHKRPNLIAVTQLTSTTEEQMQEEQLIHTTINESVLHYATLAKHAGLDGVVCSPYEARLIKEHCGNDFLRVTPGIRLAEDHVGDQKRVTTPQMAKELGSSYIVVGRSITGAANPVLAYERIVHEWEGKE, from the coding sequence ATGAATCGAGCACCGTTCATAGCACTTGATTTTCCGACATGGGAGATGACTTCAACCTTCCTGGATCAATTTTCAGAAAGTCTGAATGTGAAGGTCGGTATGGAGTTGTACCTTCAAAATGGTCCGGCGATCATTGAGAAAATATTAAATAAACATCATCGGATTTTCCTGGACCTGAAGCTTCATGATATCCCTCATACAGTGTACGGAGCCATGAAAGGACTTGCAGGATTCAATTTGGAGCTGATCAACGTTCATGCTGCTGGCGGCAGCATAATGATGGAAAAGGCGCTTGAGGGTCTCCATGCTGGAACTCCTTCCAATCATAAGCGCCCAAATCTGATTGCCGTCACACAGCTGACCTCGACAACGGAAGAACAGATGCAGGAAGAACAGCTTATCCATACGACCATCAATGAGTCTGTCCTGCATTATGCCACTCTTGCGAAACATGCGGGACTCGATGGAGTGGTATGTTCACCCTACGAAGCCCGCCTGATAAAAGAACATTGCGGGAATGATTTTTTACGGGTCACTCCGGGGATCAGGCTGGCAGAAGATCATGTAGGAGACCAAAAAAGAGTCACTACACCGCAAATGGCAAAAGAATTGGGTTCTTCCTACATAGTCGTTGGAAGAAGTATTACAGGTGCTGCGAACCCGGTCCTTGCATATGAGCGGATCGTACATGAATGGGAGGGCAAAGAATGA
- a CDS encoding dihydroorotate dehydrogenase electron transfer subunit, translating to MIVNENMVVRSHERIAENIYELVLQGNLVDEIKAPGQFVHVKVGTGIDPLLRRPISIASHDPEQHTMTLIYRAEGKGTRLLSLVDRSERVDVLGPLGNGFSVEDERKTALLIGGGIGVPPLYGLSRKLVEYGWEVKHILGFQNESVSFYEDKFGELGLTYIATVDGSLGSVGFVTDVISEEKPDFDVFYSCGPTPMLKALERQLEGKRGFISLEERMGCGIGACFACVCHKQDDPEGSSYVKVCSDGPVFPAGVVLL from the coding sequence ATGATCGTTAACGAAAACATGGTTGTGCGTTCTCATGAACGGATAGCTGAAAACATTTATGAACTCGTTCTGCAAGGGAATCTGGTGGATGAAATAAAGGCCCCTGGCCAGTTCGTCCATGTGAAAGTGGGGACGGGGATCGACCCTTTACTGAGAAGGCCGATTTCCATCGCCTCCCACGACCCTGAACAACATACCATGACTCTGATCTACCGGGCTGAAGGAAAAGGGACACGACTCCTTTCCCTGGTGGATCGTAGTGAAAGGGTCGACGTGTTAGGACCTCTGGGTAATGGTTTCTCCGTGGAAGACGAAAGGAAGACCGCACTGTTAATAGGTGGAGGGATTGGCGTTCCTCCCCTCTACGGTCTTTCCAGGAAGCTTGTAGAATACGGTTGGGAAGTGAAGCACATTCTTGGTTTTCAAAATGAATCAGTCAGCTTTTATGAAGATAAGTTCGGGGAACTTGGGCTCACATATATTGCCACTGTCGACGGCTCTCTTGGTAGTGTTGGGTTTGTAACAGATGTCATCTCTGAAGAGAAGCCGGACTTTGATGTGTTTTATTCCTGTGGACCGACACCCATGCTGAAAGCTCTTGAAAGGCAATTGGAGGGCAAACGCGGTTTCATCTCATTAGAGGAGCGGATGGGTTGCGGAATCGGGGCTTGTTTCGCCTGCGTATGTCATAAACAGGATGATCCTGAAGGGTCGAGCTACGTAAAGGTTTGCAGTGACGGACCGGTATTTCCAGCAGGGGTGGTGCTTTTATGA